DNA from Cetobacterium sp. ZOR0034:
CTATTATCATTTGAGTTATTGGACTTGTAAAAGAAGAGGTTGCTAATTCAACTCCACCTATTTTTCCCATATAATAGGAATCTGCTAAATTATATAAATTTTGTAAAAAATTGGATAGAATAATTGGTCCTGCTAAAAAAAATAATTTTTTATAATCACTCCATCTCACTTTGTAAACTCTCATAACTTCTTCGCTCATATGATGTTCCTCCGATTGTTTCATACCGTTTTAGAACTGTTTTTCAAAAAAACATAATAAAAATTTGACTTTTCCAATTTTTTGAGGTATGTTTTAAGTGTAAGCACATTTAAACTTGTATCCTAGAATGTTAACATACTACAAAGCAAGTTTCAATTATTTTTTTTATAATACGGGAGGTAAGGTTTATGGATTTTAAAAAATTACTTTTATTAAGTTCTGTTGCGATAGGTATGGCCTATCCTACAATGACTTTAGCTAATTCTAAAGTTGTAAACTTAAAAATGTCTTGGTGGGGCGGAGACGATAGACATAAGAGAACTTTAGAAGCACTAAAACTGTTTGAAGAAAAGCATCCTAATATTAAAGTTAGAGGGGAGTATGGTGGTTGGAGTGGTTGGCAAGAAAAAGTAACTACTCAAATTATTGGAAATACTGCTCCTGATGTTATGCAAATAAACTGGAACTGGATTGATCTTTTCTCAAAAGATGGAACTGGTTTCTATGATTTAAATAAACTTTCAGATACTATCACACTTAGTAACTATAGTACTGATATTCTAGAACAATGTAGTGTTAATGGAAAACTAAATGCTATTCCTGTTGGAATGACTGGAAAAGTATTTTATATCAATGAAACAACATATTCTAAAGCTGGTTTACCAGTTCCTAAAAACTTTGATGAGATGATCTCTTCTGCGAAAGTAATTAGAGAAAAATTAGGAAATGACTACTATGCATTTGATACTGATGCATACGGTGCTCTTTTATTAATGCTTTATAAATTAGAGCAAGAAACTGGAAAGCCATTCATAGTTGATAATAAAGTTGCTTACTCTGAAGCTGAAGTTATTGAAGCTGTTAAATTCTACAACAATCTTGTTGAACAAAATGTTTTACCTTCATTGAGAGTTAGAGCCGCTGCTGGATTTATTCCTTTAGATCAACACCCTAGCTGGATTCAAGGAAAATATGCTGGAACTTACGAGTGGGATAGTTCAGCTCAAAAATGGCAAGATGCTCTTGAAGGTAATCAAAAGCTTGTTCTTGCAGATTTCCCAACAGAGTTCGGACCTAACAAATCTGCATTTAACAAAGTATCTATGGCATTCGCTATAAAAAAGAATACTAAACATCCTAAAGAGGCTGCAACTCTTATAGAATTCTTAACAACTGATCCTGAAGCAGTTAAAATTTTAGGAACATCTAGAGGAATTCCATCTAACAGTTCAGCTGTAGCTACTTTAGAAGCAAGTGGACAGCTTACAGGATTAGCTTTTGAGGCAAACAATGCCGTTAAAGAGTTTGCTGGTAAAGGAATTCATCCTCTATTTGAACATAAAAAATTAAATACAGATTTAAGAGGGGTTATTGAAAATCTTGGATATGGAAAATCATCAGTTGAACAAACAGCTAAAGATATAATCACAACAACTAATCAATTTTTATCAGAAAATCAATAAGAAATTTCATTTATAAGGAGAATGTCTATGAGTTATAAAAAAGCAATTTTTCTATCATTAACAGCGTTATCAGTTTTTACCGCATGCAATAAAGATAAAGAAAA
Protein-coding regions in this window:
- a CDS encoding ABC transporter substrate-binding protein; amino-acid sequence: MDFKKLLLLSSVAIGMAYPTMTLANSKVVNLKMSWWGGDDRHKRTLEALKLFEEKHPNIKVRGEYGGWSGWQEKVTTQIIGNTAPDVMQINWNWIDLFSKDGTGFYDLNKLSDTITLSNYSTDILEQCSVNGKLNAIPVGMTGKVFYINETTYSKAGLPVPKNFDEMISSAKVIREKLGNDYYAFDTDAYGALLLMLYKLEQETGKPFIVDNKVAYSEAEVIEAVKFYNNLVEQNVLPSLRVRAAAGFIPLDQHPSWIQGKYAGTYEWDSSAQKWQDALEGNQKLVLADFPTEFGPNKSAFNKVSMAFAIKKNTKHPKEAATLIEFLTTDPEAVKILGTSRGIPSNSSAVATLEASGQLTGLAFEANNAVKEFAGKGIHPLFEHKKLNTDLRGVIENLGYGKSSVEQTAKDIITTTNQFLSENQ